A stretch of the Aegilops tauschii subsp. strangulata cultivar AL8/78 chromosome 4, Aet v6.0, whole genome shotgun sequence genome encodes the following:
- the LOC120963147 gene encoding uncharacterized protein — translation MILSPIQSIIAHHSRSCSVSLFLSQDRASATKSSPLGIPHFSRTKLGAVFLLNSAPDGFVIDQRGGKGNVLAVFIPMTVPFAFVQVYPALAFLPSRRWIDIDSSISRFAIQRWSLQNTLIYRPMACGLNSCVDAQLGKSV, via the exons ATGATTCTTTCACCTATCCAGTCGATCATCGCTCACCATAGCCGCAGCTGCTCTGTGTCGCTGTTCCTCAGCCAAGATCGCGCCTCGGCCACCAAGTCGTCACCACTGGGAATCCCACATTTCTCGA GGACCAAATTGGGTGCTGTTTTTCTACTCAATTCTGCTCCTGATGGTTTTGTGATTGACCAACGTGGTGGAAAGGGCAAC GTCCTTGCGGTTTTCATTCCCATGACTGTGCCATTCGCGTTTGTACAGG TGTATCCTGCTCTTGCTTTCTTACCGTCGAGGAGATGGATAGATATAGATTCTAG TATTTCTCGGTTCGCTATACAGAGATGGAGCTTGCAAAACACATTAATTTACCGGCCGATGGCCTGTGGGCTGAACTCGTGTGTGGATGCGCAACTGGGCAAGTCCGTCTGA